In a genomic window of Muntiacus reevesi chromosome 1, mMunRee1.1, whole genome shotgun sequence:
- the DOT1L gene encoding histone-lysine N-methyltransferase, H3 lysine-79 specific isoform X6: protein MGEKLELRLKSPVGAEPAVYPWPLPVYDKHHDAAHEIIETIRWVCEEIPDLKLAMENYVLIDYDTKSFESMQRLCDKYNRAIDSIHQLWKGTTQPMKLNTRPSTGLLRHILQQVYNHSVTDPEKLNNYEPFSPEVYGETSFDLVAQMIDEIKMTEDDLFVDLGSGVGQVVLQVAAATNCKHHYGVEKADIPAKYAETMDREFRKWMKWYGKKHAEYTLERGDFLSEEWRERIANTSVVFVNNFAFGPEVDHQLKERFANMKEGGRIVSSKPFAPLNFRINSRNLSDIGTIMRVVELSPLKGSVSWTGKPVSYYLHTIDRTILENYFSSLKNPKLREEQEAARRRQQRENKSNTTTPTKVPESKAAVPADTPVDSGAEEEKAGTAAIKKPSPSKARKKKLNKKGRKMAGRKRGRPKKMSATNPERKPKKTQSALDLLHAQTVSRAASPLPQDAHRPPHSPFYQLPPSVQRPTPEQLLLAPTPPALHRLLESFKIQYLQFLAYTKTPQYKANLQQLLDQEKEKNARLLGAAQQLFGHCQAQKEEIKRLFQQKLDELGVKALTYNDLIQAQKEISAHNQQLREQTEQLEKGNRELRSQSLRLLKARCEELKLDWSTLSLENLLKEKQALKSQISEKQRHCLELQISIVELEKSQRQQELLQLKSCVPPDEALTLQLRGKPEAEPGRLHLELDCARFSLPPFSSLSPELSMNGHAAGYELCSALGRPSPKQNTPQYLASPLDQEVVPCTPSHSGRPRLEKLSGLALPDYTRLSPAKLVLRRHLSQDHVASGKAAASELHPRAEHAKENGLPYQSPGITNGIKLSPQDPRPSSPTTLQMGEKGPEKGVKERAYASSGEAITSLPVSIPLSTVQPSKLPVSIPLASVVLPSRAEKARSTPSPGPPARESSSTLEKQVAANTHGTGGSASGSKSLALAPTGFAYTGSVAISGALAGSPAPLGPGAEPPALDESSSSGSLFATVGSRSSTPQHPPLLTQPRACGSASPAPQLSASPRLGALGPLPDSGKGDLPCETSFSDPESEAKRRIVFTISAGASSAKQSPSSKHSPLPSGARGDGGQGHGPDSRKRGRRKRASAGTPSLSSSVSPKRRALPSVAGLFTQSSGSPLNLNSMVSNINQPLEITAISSPESSLKSSPVPYQDNDQPPVLKKEKPLSQTNGAHYSPLTSDEEPGSEDEPGSARIERKIATISLESKSPPKTLENAGGSLTGRKASLASEPVNSSKWKSTFSPISDLGLAKAADSPLQAASALSHNSLFAFRPGLEEPSAADAKLATHSRKSFPGPLPGAGGLSPSSLPASSFALGGGLAADLSLHSFSDGASLSHKAPEAAGLGAPLSFPGPRGKEGGAAESGPFANKRQLDGLGPKGEGGLPTCGPPDKASTAHSKAGKGREREPDVKNGHNLFMAAAAAPPAGLLSGPGLAPVASSAGGAAPSVQTHRPFLGTFAPGPQFALGPMSLQANLGPSVLQSLFSSVPAAGLVHVSTAATRLTNSHAMGSFSSGVAGGAVGGSLPGPPEGGEAVPACPFGSTLRPPPRSFSRNAAVTVVWAEHSGVSLTTRCLPPPPIRLEPVSAVGLHVAAPR from the exons atggGTCTGTGAAGAAATCCCGGATCTCAAGCTTGCTATGGAGAATTACGTCTTAATTGACTATGATACCAAAAG CTTTGAGAGTATGCAGAGGCTCTGTGACAAGTACAACCGGGCCATCGACAGCATCCACCAGCTG TGGAAGGGCACCACACAGCCCATGAAGCTGAACACACGGCCGTCCACGGGGCTCCTGCGGCACATCCTGCAGCAGGTCTACAACCACTCAGTGACCGACCCTGAGAAGCTCAACAACTATGAGCCCTTCTCCCCAGAGGTGTATGGGGAGACCTCCTTCGACCTGGTCGCCCAGATGATCGATGAGATCAAGATGACCGAAGATGACCTGTTCGTGGACCTGGGCAGTG gggTGGGCCAGGTCGTGCTGCAGGTTGCTGCGGCCACCAACTGCAAACATCACTATGGTGTAGAGAAAGCTGACATCCCAGCCAAGTACGCGGAG ACCATGGACCGAGAGTTCAGGAAGTGGATGAAATGGTATGGAAAAAAGCATGCAGAATACACA CTGGAGAGGGGGGACTTCCTCTCGGAGGAGTGGAGAGAACGGATTGCTAACACAAG TGTTGTATTTGTGAATAACTTTGCCTTTGGTCCTGAGGTGGATCACCAGCTGAAGGAGCGGTTTGCAAACATGAAGGAAG GTGGCAGAATCGTGTCCTCGAAGCCCTTTGCGCCTCTGAACTTCAGAATAAACAGTAGAAACTTGAGTG ACATCGGCACCATCATGCGCGTCGTGGAGCTGTCGCCGCTAAAAGGCTCAGTGTCGTGGACGGGGAAGCCAGTCTCCTACTACCTGCACACCATCGACCGCACCATA ctTGAAAACTATTTTTCTAGTCTAAAAAATCCAAAACTCAGG GAGGAACAAGAGGCAGCTCGGCGCCGGCAGCAGCGGGAGAACAAGAGCAACACAACCACGCCCACCAAGGTGCCCGAGAGCAAGGCAGCTGTGCCTGCGGACACCCCCGTG GACTCTGGTGCTGAGGAGGAGAAAGCTGGGACAGCCGCTATCAAGAAGCCATCTCCCTCCAAGGCCCGGAAGAAGAAGCTGAACAAGAAGGGCCGGAAGATGGCGGGTCGGAAGCGTGGGCGCCCCAAGAAGATGAGTGCCACCAACCCCGAGCGCAAGCCCAAGAAGACCCAGAGCGCACTGGACCTGCTGCACGCCCAGACTGTGTCACGAGCAGCCTCCCCCTTGCCGCAGG ATGCGCACAGGCCACCTCACAGCCCTTTCTACCAGCTACCTCCCAGCGTGCAGCGGCCTACCCCCGAGCAGCTGCTGCTGGCACCCACCCCGCCCGCCCTGCACAGGCTGCTAG AGTCCTTCAAGATTCAGTACCTACAGTTCCTGGCATACACGAAGACCCCTCAGTACAAGGCCAACCTGCAGCAGCTGCTGGACCAGGAGAAG GAGAAGAATGCCCGGTTGCTAGGCGCAGCGCAGCAGCTGTTCGGCCACTGCCAAGCTCAGAAGGAGGAgatcaagaggctcttccagCAGAAACTGGACGAG CTGGGAGTGAAGGCGCTGACCTACAACGACCTGATCCAAGCGCAGAAGGAGATCTCGGCTCACAACCAGCAATTGAGGGAACAGACAGAGCAGCTGGAGAAGGGCAACCGGGAGCTGAGGAGCCAGAGCCTGAGACTG CTCAAGGCACGGTGTGAGGAGCTGAAGCTGGACTGGTCCACGCTGTCCCTGGAGAATCTGCTGAAGGAGAAGCAGGCCCTGAAGAGCCAGATCTCAGAGAAGCAGAGGCACTGCCTGGAGCTGCAG ATCAGCATTGTGGAGCTAGAGAAGAGCCAACGGCAGCAGGAGTTGCTGCAGCTCAAGTCCTGTGTGCCGCCTGATGAGGCGCTGACCCTGCAGCTTCGTGGAAAGCCAGAGGCCGAGCCTGGCCGGCTGCACTTAGAGCTGGACTGCGCCCGCTTCTCCCTGCCGCCCTTTAGCAGCTTGAGCCCCGAGCTCTCCATGAATGGCCACGCGGCCGGCTATGAGCTCTGCAGCGCACTGGGTCGGCCCTCGCCCAAGCAGAACACCCCCCAGTACCTGGCCTCCCCACTAGACCAGGAGGTCGTGCCCTGCACCCCCAGCCACAGTGGCCGGCCACGACTGGAGAAGCTGTCTGGGCTGGCCCTGCCTGACTACACCAGGCTATCCCCTGCCAAGCTGGTGCTGCGGCGCCATCTGAGCCAGGACCACGTGGCCAGCGGCAAGGCAGCTGCCAGTGAGCTGCACCCACG AGCCGAGCATGCCAAGGAGAACGGGCTCCCTTACCAGAGCCCTGGCATCACCAACGGCATCAAGCTGAGCCCACAAGACCCCCGACCTTCATCCCCCACGACTTTACAGATGGGAGAGAAGGGCCCCGAGAAG GGTGTGAAGGAGCGTGCCTACGCCAGCAGTGGGGAGGCCATCACCAGCCTGCCCGTCAGCATCCCGCTGAGCACCGTGCAGCCCAGCAAGCTGCCCGTCAGCATCCCCCTGGCCAGCGTGGTGCTGCCCAGCCGCGCCGAGAAGGCG AGAAGTACACCCAGCCCTGGGCCGCCGGCCCGAGAGTCATCATCCACGCTGGAGAAACAGGTGGCTGCTAACACCCATGGTACCGGGGGCAGTGCTTCCGGGAGCAAGAGCCTCGCCCTGGCTCCCACAG GCTTTGCATACACCGGCTCGGTGGCCATCAGTGGGGCCCTGGCGGGCAGCCCGGCACCCCTCGGCCCTGGAGCCGAGCCCCCAGCCCTGGACGAGTCCTCCAGCTCGGGAAGCCTCTTTGCCACCGTGGGGTCCCGCAGCTCCACCCCGCAGCACCCGCCCCTGCTGACGCAGCCACGTGCCTGCGGCTCGGCCTCGCCGGCCCCCCAGCTCTCCGCCAGCCCCCGGCTAGGCGCCTTGGGCCCGCTTCCTGACTCTGGTAAAGGGGACCTGCCCTGTGAGACCAGCTTCTCAGACCCTGAGAGCGAAGCCAAGAGGAGGATCGTCTTCACCATCTCGGCAGGCGCCAGCAGCGCCAAGCAGTCACCTTCCAGCAAACACAGCCCTCTGCCTTCGGGTGCCCGCGGGGACGGTGGCCAGGGCCATGGGCCAGACAGCCGCAAGCGGGGCCGGAGGAAGCGGGCATCAGCGGGGACCCCCAGCCTGAGCTCGAGTGTGTCCCCCAAGCGCCGGGCCTTGCCATCTGTTGCTGGGCTTTTCACGCAGTCTTCAGGGTCCCCCCTGAACCTCAACTCCATG GTCAGCAACATCAACCAGCCCCTGGAGATCACAGCCATCTCGTCCCCTGAGAGCTCCCTAAAGAGCTCACCCGTCCCCTACCAGGACAACGACCAACCACCCGTGCTCAAGAAGGAGAAGCCTCTAAGCCAGACCAATGGCGCCCACTACTCCCCACTGACCTCGGATGAGGAGCCAGGCTCTGAGGATGAGCCCGGCAGTGCCAG aATTGAGAGAAAAATTGCAACAATCTCCTTAGAAAGCAAGTCTCCACCAAAAACCTTGGAAAATG CAGGTGGCAGCCTAACGGGAAGGAAGGCATCTCTGGCCAGCGAGCCGGTCAACAGCAGCAAGTGGAAGTCCACCTTCTCGCCCATCTCCGACCTGGGCCTGGCCAAGGCAGCTGACAGCCCGCTGCAGGCTGCCTCCGCTCTGAGCCACAACTCCCTGTTCGCTTTCCGGCCCGGCCTGGAGGAGCCCAGCGCGGCCGATGCCAagctggccacccactccaggaagaGCTTCCCGGGCCCGCTGCCGGGGGCGGGCGGGCTGAGCCCCAGTAGCCTTCCTGCCAGCAGCTTCGCCTTGGGCGGGGGCCTAGCAGCTGACCTCAGTTTACACAGCTTCAGTGATGGTGCTTCTCTCTCCCACAAGGCCCCCGAGGCAGCTGGCCTGGGTGCCCCCCTGAGCTTCCCCGGCCCACGGGGCAAGGAGGGTGGTGCCGCAGAGTCTGGCCCCTTTGCGAACAAGCGGCAGCTGGACGGACTGGGCCCGAAAGGCGAGGGGGGCCTTCCCACGTGTGGACCCCCAGACAAGGCCTCAACAGCGCACAGCAAGGCCGGCAAGGGTCGCGAGCGCGAGCCCGATGTCAAGAACGGCCACAACCTGTTCATGGCTGCCGCCGCCGCACCCCCTGCAGGCCTCCTCAGTGGCCCAGGTCTTGCCCCAGTGGCATCCTCGGCAGGTGGCGCAGCCCCGTCCGTGCAGACCCACCGCCCCTTCTTGGGCACCTTTGCCCCCGGGCCACAGTTCGCGCTGGGCCCCATGTCGCTACAGGCCAACCTGGGCCCgtctgtgctgcagtccctgttCAGCTCCGTGCCCGCCGCCGGCCTGGTTCACGTCTCGACCGCCGCCACCAGACTGACCAACTCGCACGCCATGGGCAGCTTCTCCTCCGGGGTGGCCGGCGGCGCAGTTGGAG GTTCCCTTCCAGGGCCCCCTGAGGGGGGAGAGGCTGTGCCCGCGTGTCCCTTTGGGTCCACTTTGCGCCCGCCACCTCGTTCCTTTTCACGAAACGCAGCCGTGACGGTCGTGTGGGCAGAGCACTCGGGC GTGTCTTTAACCACGCGGTGCCTCCCGCCTCCGCCCATCCGTTTGGAGCCAGTTTCGGCAGTGGGGCTGCATGTCGCAGCACCACGCTGA
- the DOT1L gene encoding histone-lysine N-methyltransferase, H3 lysine-79 specific isoform X7, protein MGEKLELRLKSPVGAEPAVYPWPLPVYDKHHDAAHEIIETIRWVCEEIPDLKLAMENYVLIDYDTKSFESMQRLCDKYNRAIDSIHQLWKGTTQPMKLNTRPSTGLLRHILQQVYNHSVTDPEKLNNYEPFSPEVYGETSFDLVAQMIDEIKMTEDDLFVDLGSGVGQVVLQVAAATNCKHHYGVEKADIPAKYAETMDREFRKWMKWYGKKHAEYTLERGDFLSEEWRERIANTSVVFVNNFAFGPEVDHQLKERFANMKEGGRIVSSKPFAPLNFRINSRNLSDIGTIMRVVELSPLKGSVSWTGKPVSYYLHTIDRTILENYFSSLKNPKLREEQEAARRRQQRENKSNTTTPTKVPESKAAVPADTPVDSGAEEEKAGTAAIKKPSPSKARKKKLNKKGRKMAGRKRGRPKKMSATNPERKPKKTQSALDLLHAQTVSRAASPLPQDAHRPPHSPFYQLPPSVQRPTPEQLLLAPTPPALHRLLESFKIQYLQFLAYTKTPQYKANLQQLLDQEKEKNARLLGAAQQLFGHCQAQKEEIKRLFQQKLDELGVKALTYNDLIQAQKEISAHNQQLREQTEQLEKGNRELRSQSLRLLKARCEELKLDWSTLSLENLLKEKQALKSQISEKQRHCLELQISIVELEKSQRQQELLQLKSCVPPDEALTLQLRGKPEAEPGRLHLELDCARFSLPPFSSLSPELSMNGHAAGYELCSALGRPSPKQNTPQYLASPLDQEVVPCTPSHSGRPRLEKLSGLALPDYTRLSPAKLVLRRHLSQDHVASGKAAASELHPRAEHAKENGLPYQSPGITNGIKLSPQDPRPSSPTTLQMGEKGPEKGVKERAYASSGEAITSLPVSIPLSTVQPSKLPVSIPLASVVLPSRAEKARSTPSPGPPARESSSTLEKQVAANTHGTGGSASGSKSLALAPTGFAYTGSVAISGALAGSPAPLGPGAEPPALDESSSSGSLFATVGSRSSTPQHPPLLTQPRACGSASPAPQLSASPRLGALGPLPDSGKGDLPCETSFSDPESEAKRRIVFTISAGASSAKQSPSSKHSPLPSGARGDGGQGHGPDSRKRGRRKRASAGTPSLSSSVSPKRRALPSVAGLFTQSSGSPLNLNSMVSNINQPLEITAISSPESSLKSSPVPYQDNDQPPVLKKEKPLSQTNGAHYSPLTSDEEPGSEDEPGSARIERKIATISLESKSPPKTLENAGGSLTGRKASLASEPVNSSKWKSTFSPISDLGLAKAADSPLQAASALSHNSLFAFRPGLEEPSAADAKLATHSRKSFPGPLPGAGGLSPSSLPASSFALGGGLAADLSLHSFSDGASLSHKAPEAAGLGAPLSFPGPRGKEGGAAESGPFANKRQLDGLGPKGEGGLPTCGPPDKASTAHSKAGKGREREPDVKNGHNLFMAAAAAPPAGLLSGPGLAPVASSAGGAAPSVQTHRPFLGTFAPGPQFALGPMSLQANLGPSVLQSLFSSVPAAGLVHVSTAATRLTNSHAMGSFSSGVAGGAVGGN, encoded by the exons atggGTCTGTGAAGAAATCCCGGATCTCAAGCTTGCTATGGAGAATTACGTCTTAATTGACTATGATACCAAAAG CTTTGAGAGTATGCAGAGGCTCTGTGACAAGTACAACCGGGCCATCGACAGCATCCACCAGCTG TGGAAGGGCACCACACAGCCCATGAAGCTGAACACACGGCCGTCCACGGGGCTCCTGCGGCACATCCTGCAGCAGGTCTACAACCACTCAGTGACCGACCCTGAGAAGCTCAACAACTATGAGCCCTTCTCCCCAGAGGTGTATGGGGAGACCTCCTTCGACCTGGTCGCCCAGATGATCGATGAGATCAAGATGACCGAAGATGACCTGTTCGTGGACCTGGGCAGTG gggTGGGCCAGGTCGTGCTGCAGGTTGCTGCGGCCACCAACTGCAAACATCACTATGGTGTAGAGAAAGCTGACATCCCAGCCAAGTACGCGGAG ACCATGGACCGAGAGTTCAGGAAGTGGATGAAATGGTATGGAAAAAAGCATGCAGAATACACA CTGGAGAGGGGGGACTTCCTCTCGGAGGAGTGGAGAGAACGGATTGCTAACACAAG TGTTGTATTTGTGAATAACTTTGCCTTTGGTCCTGAGGTGGATCACCAGCTGAAGGAGCGGTTTGCAAACATGAAGGAAG GTGGCAGAATCGTGTCCTCGAAGCCCTTTGCGCCTCTGAACTTCAGAATAAACAGTAGAAACTTGAGTG ACATCGGCACCATCATGCGCGTCGTGGAGCTGTCGCCGCTAAAAGGCTCAGTGTCGTGGACGGGGAAGCCAGTCTCCTACTACCTGCACACCATCGACCGCACCATA ctTGAAAACTATTTTTCTAGTCTAAAAAATCCAAAACTCAGG GAGGAACAAGAGGCAGCTCGGCGCCGGCAGCAGCGGGAGAACAAGAGCAACACAACCACGCCCACCAAGGTGCCCGAGAGCAAGGCAGCTGTGCCTGCGGACACCCCCGTG GACTCTGGTGCTGAGGAGGAGAAAGCTGGGACAGCCGCTATCAAGAAGCCATCTCCCTCCAAGGCCCGGAAGAAGAAGCTGAACAAGAAGGGCCGGAAGATGGCGGGTCGGAAGCGTGGGCGCCCCAAGAAGATGAGTGCCACCAACCCCGAGCGCAAGCCCAAGAAGACCCAGAGCGCACTGGACCTGCTGCACGCCCAGACTGTGTCACGAGCAGCCTCCCCCTTGCCGCAGG ATGCGCACAGGCCACCTCACAGCCCTTTCTACCAGCTACCTCCCAGCGTGCAGCGGCCTACCCCCGAGCAGCTGCTGCTGGCACCCACCCCGCCCGCCCTGCACAGGCTGCTAG AGTCCTTCAAGATTCAGTACCTACAGTTCCTGGCATACACGAAGACCCCTCAGTACAAGGCCAACCTGCAGCAGCTGCTGGACCAGGAGAAG GAGAAGAATGCCCGGTTGCTAGGCGCAGCGCAGCAGCTGTTCGGCCACTGCCAAGCTCAGAAGGAGGAgatcaagaggctcttccagCAGAAACTGGACGAG CTGGGAGTGAAGGCGCTGACCTACAACGACCTGATCCAAGCGCAGAAGGAGATCTCGGCTCACAACCAGCAATTGAGGGAACAGACAGAGCAGCTGGAGAAGGGCAACCGGGAGCTGAGGAGCCAGAGCCTGAGACTG CTCAAGGCACGGTGTGAGGAGCTGAAGCTGGACTGGTCCACGCTGTCCCTGGAGAATCTGCTGAAGGAGAAGCAGGCCCTGAAGAGCCAGATCTCAGAGAAGCAGAGGCACTGCCTGGAGCTGCAG ATCAGCATTGTGGAGCTAGAGAAGAGCCAACGGCAGCAGGAGTTGCTGCAGCTCAAGTCCTGTGTGCCGCCTGATGAGGCGCTGACCCTGCAGCTTCGTGGAAAGCCAGAGGCCGAGCCTGGCCGGCTGCACTTAGAGCTGGACTGCGCCCGCTTCTCCCTGCCGCCCTTTAGCAGCTTGAGCCCCGAGCTCTCCATGAATGGCCACGCGGCCGGCTATGAGCTCTGCAGCGCACTGGGTCGGCCCTCGCCCAAGCAGAACACCCCCCAGTACCTGGCCTCCCCACTAGACCAGGAGGTCGTGCCCTGCACCCCCAGCCACAGTGGCCGGCCACGACTGGAGAAGCTGTCTGGGCTGGCCCTGCCTGACTACACCAGGCTATCCCCTGCCAAGCTGGTGCTGCGGCGCCATCTGAGCCAGGACCACGTGGCCAGCGGCAAGGCAGCTGCCAGTGAGCTGCACCCACG AGCCGAGCATGCCAAGGAGAACGGGCTCCCTTACCAGAGCCCTGGCATCACCAACGGCATCAAGCTGAGCCCACAAGACCCCCGACCTTCATCCCCCACGACTTTACAGATGGGAGAGAAGGGCCCCGAGAAG GGTGTGAAGGAGCGTGCCTACGCCAGCAGTGGGGAGGCCATCACCAGCCTGCCCGTCAGCATCCCGCTGAGCACCGTGCAGCCCAGCAAGCTGCCCGTCAGCATCCCCCTGGCCAGCGTGGTGCTGCCCAGCCGCGCCGAGAAGGCG AGAAGTACACCCAGCCCTGGGCCGCCGGCCCGAGAGTCATCATCCACGCTGGAGAAACAGGTGGCTGCTAACACCCATGGTACCGGGGGCAGTGCTTCCGGGAGCAAGAGCCTCGCCCTGGCTCCCACAG GCTTTGCATACACCGGCTCGGTGGCCATCAGTGGGGCCCTGGCGGGCAGCCCGGCACCCCTCGGCCCTGGAGCCGAGCCCCCAGCCCTGGACGAGTCCTCCAGCTCGGGAAGCCTCTTTGCCACCGTGGGGTCCCGCAGCTCCACCCCGCAGCACCCGCCCCTGCTGACGCAGCCACGTGCCTGCGGCTCGGCCTCGCCGGCCCCCCAGCTCTCCGCCAGCCCCCGGCTAGGCGCCTTGGGCCCGCTTCCTGACTCTGGTAAAGGGGACCTGCCCTGTGAGACCAGCTTCTCAGACCCTGAGAGCGAAGCCAAGAGGAGGATCGTCTTCACCATCTCGGCAGGCGCCAGCAGCGCCAAGCAGTCACCTTCCAGCAAACACAGCCCTCTGCCTTCGGGTGCCCGCGGGGACGGTGGCCAGGGCCATGGGCCAGACAGCCGCAAGCGGGGCCGGAGGAAGCGGGCATCAGCGGGGACCCCCAGCCTGAGCTCGAGTGTGTCCCCCAAGCGCCGGGCCTTGCCATCTGTTGCTGGGCTTTTCACGCAGTCTTCAGGGTCCCCCCTGAACCTCAACTCCATG GTCAGCAACATCAACCAGCCCCTGGAGATCACAGCCATCTCGTCCCCTGAGAGCTCCCTAAAGAGCTCACCCGTCCCCTACCAGGACAACGACCAACCACCCGTGCTCAAGAAGGAGAAGCCTCTAAGCCAGACCAATGGCGCCCACTACTCCCCACTGACCTCGGATGAGGAGCCAGGCTCTGAGGATGAGCCCGGCAGTGCCAG aATTGAGAGAAAAATTGCAACAATCTCCTTAGAAAGCAAGTCTCCACCAAAAACCTTGGAAAATG CAGGTGGCAGCCTAACGGGAAGGAAGGCATCTCTGGCCAGCGAGCCGGTCAACAGCAGCAAGTGGAAGTCCACCTTCTCGCCCATCTCCGACCTGGGCCTGGCCAAGGCAGCTGACAGCCCGCTGCAGGCTGCCTCCGCTCTGAGCCACAACTCCCTGTTCGCTTTCCGGCCCGGCCTGGAGGAGCCCAGCGCGGCCGATGCCAagctggccacccactccaggaagaGCTTCCCGGGCCCGCTGCCGGGGGCGGGCGGGCTGAGCCCCAGTAGCCTTCCTGCCAGCAGCTTCGCCTTGGGCGGGGGCCTAGCAGCTGACCTCAGTTTACACAGCTTCAGTGATGGTGCTTCTCTCTCCCACAAGGCCCCCGAGGCAGCTGGCCTGGGTGCCCCCCTGAGCTTCCCCGGCCCACGGGGCAAGGAGGGTGGTGCCGCAGAGTCTGGCCCCTTTGCGAACAAGCGGCAGCTGGACGGACTGGGCCCGAAAGGCGAGGGGGGCCTTCCCACGTGTGGACCCCCAGACAAGGCCTCAACAGCGCACAGCAAGGCCGGCAAGGGTCGCGAGCGCGAGCCCGATGTCAAGAACGGCCACAACCTGTTCATGGCTGCCGCCGCCGCACCCCCTGCAGGCCTCCTCAGTGGCCCAGGTCTTGCCCCAGTGGCATCCTCGGCAGGTGGCGCAGCCCCGTCCGTGCAGACCCACCGCCCCTTCTTGGGCACCTTTGCCCCCGGGCCACAGTTCGCGCTGGGCCCCATGTCGCTACAGGCCAACCTGGGCCCgtctgtgctgcagtccctgttCAGCTCCGTGCCCGCCGCCGGCCTGGTTCACGTCTCGACCGCCGCCACCAGACTGACCAACTCGCACGCCATGGGCAGCTTCTCCTCCGGGGTGGCCGGCGGCGCAGTTGGAG GTAACTAG